Below is a genomic region from Leishmania mexicana MHOM/GT/2001/U1103 complete genome, chromosome 20.
TCTGTTCCTTGTGCTGAACGCTGGGTGCAAGGGGAAGGATGTGGCGCACATGGAGAGTGTGCTGCGTGAGGGCGCGATGAAGGGTGCGGATGTGCagcttgtgctgctggatCGCTCGCTTATTGCGCTACAGGGCCCGCAGGCCGCCGCGATCCTCTCCGAGTTCATGGATGACGTGCCGGACATGGGCTTCATGCAGTGCCGCCAGAAGGTGAACATCAAGGGGATGGAGGTGCAGGTGACGCGGTGCGGCTACACGGGCGAGGACGGCTTCGAAATATCTGTGTCGAACACGGACGCTGTAGCGCTTGTGGAGCTCCTCATGTCGCGGAGGGCGGAAATGGCCGGCCTGGGTGCTCGCGACAGCCTTCGTCTGGAGGCGGGGTTGAACCTGTACGGCCACGAGCTGACCGAGGATACCAACCCTGTGGCGGCTCGCTTCATGTGGACGATTTCGAAGCGCCGCATGGCGGAGGGCGGCTTCATTGGCTACGAGCCCATCAAGTACTTCCGGGACAACGCCAGCAAGGGTGctgtgccgcggctgcgagTGGGCCTCGTTTCCACTGGCCCGGTTGCTCGTGAGAAGACTGCCATCGAGGTGGGTGGGAAGCAGGTGGGCGAGGTGACCAGTGGCTGCCCGTCTCCGTGCTTGAAGAAGAACATCGCCATCGGCTACCTCGACCGTGAGCTGGCCAAGGATGGGGTGAAGGTGGACCTGGTTGTGCGGGACCGCCGCGTGGCTGCTGAGGTGGTCACTCCGCGATTCGTGCCTGCCCGGTACTACCGC
It encodes:
- a CDS encoding aminomethyltransferase, mitochondrial precursor,putative, which produces MSASLKKTALHSFHLAQQAKMNAFSGYHMPISYGRLGVLKEHFYTRQVAGIFDLSHVGQYEVRGADREKFMEHVTPVDLQRTQVGYGALSMLTNAQGGIKDDCIVTKMADHLFLVLNAGCKGKDVAHMESVLREGAMKGADVQLVLLDRSLIALQGPQAAAILSEFMDDVPDMGFMQCRQKVNIKGMEVQVTRCGYTGEDGFEISVSNTDAVALVELLMSRRAEMAGLGARDSLRLEAGLNLYGHELTEDTNPVAARFMWTISKRRMAEGGFIGYEPIKYFRDNASKGAVPRLRVGLVSTGPVAREKTAIEVGGKQVGEVTSGCPSPCLKKNIAIGYLDRELAKDGVKVDLVVRDRRVAAEVVTPRFVPARYYRKPQ